A segment of the Melopsittacus undulatus isolate bMelUnd1 chromosome 13, bMelUnd1.mat.Z, whole genome shotgun sequence genome:
gaggggccacctgcgtggagcaggagcagcagcccttgggccacaatagcccaaaggagccctgtcaaggggctggctcaccgctgcaggggaaggcaaaaaaacccgCGGGGACACTGGCAGGCCCTTCAtgcgggaaaaaaagccttccccccccagctgcaggacaccaggggccaccttcatggtgcacgagcagcaggcagtagcgcagccagaatggagcagaggagccctgacaagtggtcctgctccatgctcagaggaaggcaaaaaacccccgggaccagtgccaatgtggcccgggggaaaattccttcctgaccccagcactggcgatcggctctccctgagcatgggagcaggacctgctcctgctccacaggctgctcacgCCTCCCCGCAGATGCCCAAGCCCTATTCTCCCTCAGTCTGGAGCCacctcaggggctgctgagagTGGCCAAAGGCCCCTGGCCTCATGGAGCCTGGGGGCAAGAATCCATCCTTCCTACACGtggcagggcatcagtggctgctccaaagcgctggcatctctgcaagcatgtCCGCATCCCATTGCTGATGGCTTCTGCCCCTGGCTGCGTGGGGGATGAGAATGGTGAGCTCTGCGGTGCTCCTCCAAAAGGCATTCCTAGAATCTAGCCCTGCctatccagctgaaaaggattgctaTCCCTGCCGTGTGCtaagaagctggccctgccaggagctggctttgcagcgcagagctctgaatctcttctctgaaacaaggggaacataaaatcacaaaatggaatatataaacctttaaaattagttgtaagtaatgttaagttgatggctttgtagcagtagcagtggaaagttactgaggtgcttagtacatagaagaaataatagagtccagctagagaacatactggcataagATAAATCGTTCTAGTtgaggtagttttaagaaaaacagtctagaaaaacaggacgcagggataaggagtatctgggaatagcaggtgtccaggatgggctatgggtaaactaactgataagtaggagggCAAGGGGACtgttatgtctctggtgctaatgaattctgtatgcatgcggggagctttctggaaaatgatgtaatccatacgtagcctcatgaatatgtatgtgtgcccaagggctatataaggatggcttgtgtagcaataagggagacacacgttaggaggagttatcccccgtgtctgctggcaccacaataaagaatagCTGCTTGtgagcttgaaaactgtgttggcaagtttgttcctggagttgtctCCGTATCCATTTGTCACCCCAGATGGGagcctctctgctcggctgcaggacccgctgaggacagggctccctagggccctcgtgaatttttcccggagggacccctggTCTCATTGGGATCAGtgcaggagcagacaaggaccatcttcatcaaaggtatagtctgtaaggtgcagggggcatctcggTTTGGTACATTGggttggtaagcgtacgcatggtttggaagccttccataaatcgagataggaaatctcgtaggtaaaggcgtatacccggctgctagcgtccgttggGATACACTcgcaagaagcagggggcttcttgtgatttgggtgagtcctacaagacacagggggtgtcttgtggacACGGTTTTGAACCTTATTGGTATAAGTATTCGAATTGGTATTGGTATCCGATTTGTTCCGGTTCGTTATAGTGCTgattttggttctgtgattttggtatcggtgacagattgttaaaattgtgttattaattgtggtctgtttgatagaattttagtgtctgtatctgttccaagtgttgtaattgtgtgcagtgtgtctgtgggatcccgtgtgtgtgagagattgataatgggaaatcagcagagtgaagagatcatgcaaaagagtcctttagggtgcatgttggcacactggaaagaactgggagggtctcctgggggctcgggaaataaaagagcattggtaaaatattgtaaccagtgGTAGCCTTTGTACACCCCAGAAGATCAGGagaaatggcctaaaaatggaactctgaattataacacattgttacaattaatgttgtttctgaggcagcaaagaaaatgggataaagtgatgtatgcagatatgtttttcacgtTGAGAAATCACCCGGAGTGGCAAAGAGAACGTGGAATTAATATAGCACcttcagatcccttaattttagctttagaaaaagaaaggaagcaggcaaggaataaattggaaagatgttgttctggttgtgatattggggaaatttgtttgaaacttaagaaaagagCTGAGGATCATAGGGTTGAGGATAGAATGGAGGATTATATATCCCCAAAAGTACCGGATCAGAATCCACCTCCGATCGAGGAGGAAACCCCTGATTCagatgtaaaacaagaacaaagtgtaaaacaagaacaaggtgtgaaacaagaacaaagtgtggaACAAGAACAGAGTGTAAAACAAATTCCCTCCCCGCCCGTTGCTGCCCAGATTCATAGTAAAACTAAGACTGTTCTGCAGGCCCctctgagggaagcaatgggaccGGAGGGATgtaccaaaataaaagtgaatttttctttaggagatttggatagatggaaacagattgcaaaagagaaTCGAAATGACCCTATAGGGGTAGCAAAGAAATTGGAGATCCTGGTAAAAAGTCAAGATCCTGACTGGAAGGATATAGATGTTATCCTGGATGCattaacagagacagaaaaacagtcaGTTATAAAAACTGCTTGCACTCAGGTAAATGCCCAGATTTCTGCAGGGGCAATGGATGGGAGGGTTGAAGATCATACTCCCCTTACAGCTCCAGATTgggattatgatgatgatggagatgatgcatctttaaaaagataccagaataccagaagataccagaaaagataccagaatGTGCCCAGCTTGtagctctgctgggatttcagggCCGTCTGGATGCCATATCTGTCACCCTGTTGAtcgctgggctggctgctgactccttatggcagccgccttccaccgtgttctcagacccattggggagagcactgagcaaggcactcctgtcacgggtgttggggatggtgtcgtcgtcgttcccctgccttgccacggctgctggctctttggatCTGACACCgttcaccactttctcaggtacatcagggagagcactgagctagacactcatcccatgggtgctggggatgctgttctgactattccccagccctgccacggctgctggctccttggggcagctgctctgcaccgtgttgtcagtcaggtcagggagagcacagaacaaggcagacaaatcatagactGCGGGGACagtgtcctcattgtctgccagccctgccgctgctgctggttccttgcggctgctgctctcctctgcattctcagtcaggtcagggagtgctttgagtaagtccatcaaatcatagacatcaggggcactgtccttgctgttctccagccctgccacagctgctggctccttgcggcagctgctctccaccgtgttgtcagtcaggtcagggagagcatagaacaaggcagacaaatcatagatCCCAGGGCTGGTGTGGTCACTGGttgccagccctgccgctgctgctggttccttgcggctgctgccctccactgctttctcagtcaggtcagggagtgctttgagtaagtCTGTCAAATCGTACacatcagggccactgtccttgctgctctccagccctgccacagctgctggctccttgcagcagctgctgtccaCCGTGTTGTCAGTCTGGTCAGGGCGAGcatagaacaaggcagacaaatcatagaccCCAGGGACAgagtcctcattgtctgccagccctgccacggctgctggttctttctggctgctgccctcctctgcactctcagtcaggtcagggagtgcattgagtaagtccatcaaatcacagacatcagggccactgtccttgctgttctccagcactgccactgctgctggctccttggagcagccactCTCCTCCACATTCTCAGGCACAATAGGGAGACCACTGAGCCAGGCACCCCTATaatgggtgttggggatggtgtccTCGTTGCTCCcctgccttgccacggctgctggctctttggatCTGACacccttcaccactttctcaggcacatcagggagagcactgagcaaggcactcatcccatgggtgctggggatgctgttctgactattccccagccctgccacagctgctggctccttgcaggccttagagtagtgccattgctgcttcccagagttggaatagctgcaggcctgaaaactggtggtggagcaactgcagtgcttctgcctggggctggattggccaaagtgcttgttgatggggctggaacaggcacagtgcctgtcctttgcattcaagtggcTGATGTGTCTGTCACGGTACTTTGAGTATCCACAGTGCTTGTGGATTGGTTTGGAAAAGCCTCACTGCTCGTGAATGAGGTTGCAGCAGCGGCAGTGTCTGTCTCAGGCATTGGAGTAGCTGCACAGCTGttgctggcactgcagtagctgctatgcttgttgcagttgacacacactgcaggtattCCAGCCACATCAatcagcagtgaggcttctccagtGCGAGCCACAAGCACTGTGGCTTCTCACTGCCTGCCAAAGCCCTGTGGCTACAGCAACCCCAGTAACTGGAACAGTGGCTACTACATGGCAATGATAGGCataaacactgcagctattccagccactgcaacaagcacagctgctgctgcagtgccagccacagcagtgcagctactTCAATGTCTGAGACAGACACTGCCGCTCCTGCAGCCTCATTCAGGAGCAGTCACATGCAGTGTGGGTACTCAAAGTACTGTGACAGACACATCAgccacttgaatgcaaaggacaggcactgtgcctgttccagccccatcaacaagcactttggccaatccagccccaggcagaagcactgcagttactccaccaccagttttcaggcctgcagctattccaactctgggaagcagcaatggcactacTCTAAGGCCTGCAACGTATGCAGTGGCTACGTCAACCTCCTCTACAAACAGTGCGGCTTCTCCAACACCATTGACAcgcactgctgcttctccagccccattggcaagcagtgaggcttctccaacCCAAGGCATAAGAACTGTGTTTGCTGCAACCATGGGGGGGGATCAGTTgggggggcagttgtgggtctgggCGGTGACttgggggcagttgtgggtttGGGAGAATCAGTTGGGGGGCAATTGTGGGTGTGGGGGGGTCTCTTTGGGGGCAGTTGTGTGGCTGTGGAGTTACAGGGGGATGACTTTGGGAAcagttgtgggtctgggtgATCATTGGGGGGTCACCTgtggggcagttgtgggtctggggaGTACCCACACTGCACGTGGCTTGGtttggagaagcctcactgcttgtCAATGAGGTTGCAGTAGTGGCAGTGTCAGCCTCAGGCATTGGAGCAGCCGCACTGCTGTGACTggcactgcagtagctgctatgcttgttgcagtggctgaaatagctgcagtgtttttgcCTGTCAGTGCCACATAGTAGCCACTGCCCCAGTAACTGGGGTTGCAGTAGCCACAGGGCTTGTGGCTCGCattggagaagcctcactgctggATGATGTGGTTGGaatacctgcagtgtgtgtgtcaTTGGAGCTGTAGCAGCCACAGCACCTGTCCTTGGCATTGGAGTAGCCCGTGTACCTGCTGCCATGGTTGTAGTAGACACAGTTCTTAGGCCTTGGgttggagaagcctcactgcttgttgatggggctggaggagcagcagtgtgtgtcaCTGGCATTGAagaggctgcagtgtttgtgactggcactggagtagctgcagtgtttgtggctGGGGTTGACGTAGCCACTGTATACATAGCAGGCCTTAGAGTAACACCATTGCTCCTTCCTAGAGATGGAGGAGcttcagagctgaaaactggtggtggagcaactgcagtgcttgtgcctggGGCTGCATTAACTGCAGGGCATGTTGAATTGGCTTGTAGTAGCCACATTGACTGTCCTTGGCGTTCGAGTGGCCAATATGTCTGTCTCTGTACTTCTAGTACCTGCAGTACCTGTGGCTTGGGTttgagaagcctcactgctcgtCACTGAGTTTCGAGTAGCCGCACTGCTTTTTTTGCCCTTGTTGGAATAGCAGCAGTGCTTGTCTGTGGAGTCGTATCAGCTGTAGTGACAGTCCTTGCCATTGGAGTAGTCACGGTGCCTGTTGCCATGGTTGGTGTCATCGCAGTGGTTGTGGTTGGTGTTGGAGTAGCTGCTgttcttgtggctggtgttgCAGTAGCCgcattgtctgttgctttgctattaggtcttgcctgccctcactgcagagcatgagagactgaatcAGCCTTGCTCAGGGGAAGTGCTAATCAGAAACCACTATACAATCCGTGTGTTACCAGCGTTATCCTCAGACTAGAGCCGAACCTAACCACTGCCTCAGCTACAAGAGCAGAATGAACTCTTACGAGGTGTCCCTCTGACACCTGTTGCCCTCCAAAGAACCCAGAAACCAATCCCCACAACCCCCCCAATAACTGCAAAagtccccccaaaacaccctatCCCCCAATAAACACCCAACCTCACCAAGGTCCCAAAACtgcaaaacacccaaacccaccaaCTCTCCGCAAAACCCACAAAGTTGCCCCAAGAAACCGACCCCCAAACCCTCAAAGTCtccaaaaaatccccacaggCCCCAAAAATCCATCCTAACCCTCCAAGAGCCCAAATCCTCgccaaaaaccccaacctcccaaaacccccaaaccccacaaaccccacGCTCCCCCCAGAAGGCACCCCGGGCTTACTTGCCCGGCTGCTGGCTCAGGCTGTGAGGGTGGAGTGTGGCTGTCTCCTGGGGCAGTTCATGTTTGCAGCCAAGGGTGGTTGAACACATCCTCCAGGGATGGTCTGGCCCAATCTTTCATGTTCAAGCACCACCTGATGAGCTGCTGGCATTCTGGGGAGAATCCGGGAACCACCACTCAGTTGCAGGAGGCTCCTGCCCACCTTGTGCCACCGTCCGCAGCGCCCAGGCCGGggtgtgctcagagctgcaccCAAACCTCCTGCTCCATGATCCGGTTTAGAGGAGAGCAGGATGGCAGGACATGTGCCACCTCCTCCAGCTGACCAAGGGAGATCAGCTGCCACCCTCTAAAACTTGACCTCCCTCTGCTGCCGCCAAGCCGAGTACCTACCAACAGAGATCTGGCGCTTGAAGAAGAGCTGCCCGCTGGTGATGTCCTCGCAGCACCGGAAGGGGAGGACCCCGCACACCATCTCATACAGCAGCACGCCCAGGGACCAGATCGCCGCCGGACGGCCGTGGTAGCAGTGGTAGAGGAACCACTCCGGCGGGTAGTACAAAGGTGTTCCTACAACAGGATACAGGAACAGCTCATCAGGCGGATGCCGCCTGCTCCCGCATCCTCAGCCGTgcatccccagggatgcaggggctgcACCGGTGGCCCCATGGACGTGGGGAGACACACTCGGTGTGACCTGCCACTTTGTCACCAGCACGTGACTCGTTTCCGaaactgcctgctgctggaagcacccTGGGCTGTGCGCTCACCGCTAAATTTGGTGTAGACCATGTTCCTGAGGAGGGTGCTGCAACCAAAGTCAATTAGCTTGATCTTTCCGGTGACCAAGTGGATGATGATGTTCTTGGACTTGATATCCCTGTGCAGGACACCGCGGCTGTGGCAGTGCCGCACGGCCCTCAGCACCTGGAGGAAAATGCCCTGCGCCGGAGACTCGGGCACGAACCCCCGGTTTCTGATTAACTCAAAGAGGTCCTGCGATGGCTCCGGACGctccaaaaccagcaggaaggaGTCGGGCAGCTCAAACCAATGGAGGAGCTGGATGATGGTGCTGCAGTCGGAGCGCACTTTCCTCATCATGGCTATCTCCATGGGAATGCGGGTGCCGCTGCGCTGCAGGGTGACCGTGGCACCGTTAGCGGGGCTGATGCTGGCCCGGGGGTCCTGTGCCTCCCtgcctgggatgctctgatgcCCCCCTGCCCGGCCCCACTGTTCCCAGGTGCCCCCCCCCAAGtccccagggatgctctggtgcaCCCCTAGCCGGCCCCAAGGGTACCAGGCACCCTCTGCCCAGGATGCTCCGTGACCCCCGGTGACTCCACAGCCGCTCCCCTCGCGCTGTCCCGCTTTCCCCCCTCCCGGCGCCACCGCCTCAcccccaccagccctgccccacgCTGTGCCGGTGGCCCCGCGCACTCACCCGCTGGCCCCACGAGGAGATGCGCTCCCGAGCCACTTGTTTGATGGCCACCTGCAAGCCGAGAGCAGCGCTGGGCTGAGCCTCGCCTggccccgccgcctccccgccccgccgccggccccgccccttACCGGGGTGTTGTCACCCAGGCGGACCCCCGAGTAcacggagccgaagccgcctctccccagcagcggTCCCATTCGGTAGAGCCGCTCGAAGGTCTCCTTGTCATGCCCGACGCGAGAgacgctgccgctgccgctgtcGCTGCGCGCGGGGTCCCCGCCGGCCCCCAGCGGCCGCTCCGGGCCGAGCGGAGCCGCATCATTCCCGGCCTTTCCCGGCCGAGGCTCCGCGGCGTGCCGCTcgccgccgctcccggggcGCAGATAGAGCGACGGGTCAATGCGGGTGAGGAGCACCACGGGCACCTTGGCCGAGCGCGCTGCCGGTGCCGGCACCCCCGCAGGGCTCTCGGGGGTCGCGGCTGCCGGGCGGctgcggggcggggcctgggggcGGGCCGGGGAGCGCCAGGGGGCGGCGCTGCCTCGCCAGACCCAGCGGCGGCGGCTCGCCCAGCGCCGCCACTGCCAGTACCGGGAGAGCCGAGCGGCGCCGCGAGCCCCGGCGGGGGGCACCATCgcggggagcggcggagggAGGGCTCCGGACCGCCGAgagctgccgccgccgcgccgggtgctgctgccgctgctgccgatGACAAAGTCGCTGCGGCTCAAAAGCCGCTGGAAAAGTCGCTGCCGAAGTCGctgccgctccaaagccgctccaaagccgctccaaagccaCTCCAaagccgctgctgccgctgccgccgcagcCTCGCTCTCAACGGCTCTGTCCACGCGGCCGCAGGAGCCCGTGGAACGGCGGAGCgggccctgcccagccccgcgGCCGGGCTCGTGCACCCCCCGCCCGGCCGCAGCATCCCTGCGGCCGAGCCTTTGTAAACTGAACCTGAGCCTTGGGACCCTGCGAACGAGGCTTTAATAAAGAAGTGAGCCCGGAGGCTTTGGGAAGTCAAAAGGAggcttcattttactgcttattttatcccctttttcctttcctgtccaCAGAGgtggattgagatgagatctcaggaagctcttccctgggaggtgctgaggcgctggcacagggtgcccagagcagctgtggctgccccatccctggcagtgctcaaggccaggttggacacaggggcttggagcagctgctccagtggaaggggtccctgcccggggcaggggttggagctggaggagctttaaggccccttcaccGCAGCCCACCCGGTGCCTCTGGGATCCCATGAGGGGCGGCTGCTCCGTGAGGAAAGGCCCCGGCCCGCGCTGCCCCTCACGGGGGTCCCGctgcacacccccccccccccccgacttATTCTAGAGTTGGAGTTTGTGATcttagtgtgtgcatgtgtaggaTACTCCTACTGCAGGTATGAAAAGCAGACTCTAGAAACCTTTGCACTTGTAGCTGTGTGTAACTGGAGGGGCATAATAAGGACTTTGCTTTCCCTAGGTAATCTGCTGGAGAGAGCTTTGCAGTCAACTCTGTCACAGTCCAGGTGTGAGACTGGtggccagttccctcagctatCTAAGGCTTGACTTCTCAGGCTTGCTTTAGCAGGAGCCACGCATCTTTTTTCTGGAATGTAGCCTTGACAATGCAAAATGGTCCAGAGCAATGCAGACTTATTCTTgaggtggaggagaagcagtgaaGCTCTCTGTCCTTCAGTGGGCTTTAGGGTTGAACCCTGCTGAGTCTTCCCTTGCCAGGTACCATTACTTGTTGCAAAGTGACTCCTTGGGGTAGTTTAGTTGTGTTTGTCCAGGGGCaaaagtgtgggttttttgggagatgtgtttgttttgtgcctGTAAGCAATGGAAGAGACTATTGCATTGTGCCTCTGCTGATGAGATTCAAGGCTGATCGTACCCCAGGCCTTACTGGCAACTCTGagccttttctgtcacaaaCTTGAAGCGATGGGAAGTGTTgcacttgtggaaaaaaatggagaagaaggaTAAGGAAAGCCAGGATTCGTtgaaagagtaacaaaacaTGGCAGTTCAGgttgttactgctttgtttgctctacagcagtgtttcaggtggtttgtgggggtaaatttgcattttttgatgAAATGGAGTGAAACCCTGAGATGCTACTTGTTTTTTGCATCCTATAATTTGCCCTAATAGCCAGTGTGACAACACTTACCTTCACAATATTAGATGTAGGGCTCCAGTAGCAAATGAGCATAGAGAGTAATTGCTGCTCCTTTTACTATACTTCTGTGGACAGTATATATTGTGGATGGTATTTTTTGATATAATTTGGTTcttgtttatgtatatatactacCTTTCTCAAACGTGATTTTCCAGTATACTCAGGCTTCTTTACAGTGGTAGTTTTTGGCTGCTCTACATGCCTTTCTTGGGGATCAGTTGTCCACATTGACCTTTGTCACTCAGCGGCAAGAGCCgtggttgtttttctgtagttctaGTATAGTGGGGGTTTAGGTTTTACTCTCCTTCCCAATATATTGTAATATAAATGGGAGACAAAGCACACCCAATTGTAGGACCACCGTCCATTAGCAAAAGTAGGTGTTTGGTATTGTCATACTTCATTACTGTTGCTTTCAAGTTTCACCTTAGGTTACAGAGCTAATAGGTATCTTGGCTACACAAGTGTTAGCAGAAGGAATAAGAGGTTACTGGaactcctgaaatattttactgaagccTTAGGAAGCCTCTAGGTATGTTTACTTTTAGATAACTTTACAAAGACATGGAAGATGCTACTGTTTCATAAATCACGTTTGTGCTGCTATTAGCAGAAGTATTTGACTCTGTTGTAGTTTGTAGTTCTTCATGCTGTCAGCAGGAGTCTTAGCTGTACTATGTACCGTGTAGCTAGTTGTACATCTGGCACTGTTCATTTCAGTGGAACAGACAGTCTGCCTTTGAATCTCATCTTGCAAATGTTTAAGCCCGTGTATACCTCTGTATCTTTCATGTTACCTCACTGAAGACATCTGTACTCCCTACTCACTTGTTTAGAAAACTTTAGATTAAATTCTCTTGTGTCTATGGTTGCTTTATTATGTATGTTTTCAACATACTTTTAGGTTCAGAAGGATCTAGTAGTagatgctctgaaacagaggaaCACGTAACATGCGATTTGCCACAAACGCCGCAGAACATGACACGTATCATTGCATTTCTCAGGCTAAATGAGCTACAAGGACTTGTTACGGCTTTCTGACAGTTTTAGCTGTACCTCTCCTTTCCCAAACCCCTTCTGtttcccccattttcctgttcctcGGTTTCTTTGTGGTTGTGTATCAACCTCGAcagtttgtttcctcctttggcCTTTCCTTCACTAATCATCTGCTccgattttggtttttttttcctcttcagcaggtCTGTTGTTGTTCTGTTGCAGCAGTCTGGGTGATCATCATCAGACACTTGGTACAGATTAGAAAGCTCTGCTGGGCAGAAGCGAGGAGCTTCATCCACATGTTGATCACTTGAGCTACTTGTCAAGCAGTATCTTATCTTAAGAAGTGTGCCAAGCTAAGCTCCATtttgatgctttgttttatccagcttcaagggaagtgatgcagggcctggagcacaagtgtgctggggaatggctgagggagctggggggttcagtctggagaagagagggctcagggggatcttatcgctctctacagctgcctgacaggaggatgtaGTAAGGTGGGGTCAGTCTATTCTTGAAAGGAGcaagcgataggacaagaggaaatggcctcaagctgcaccaggggaggtttagagcGGGTATTGGGAAAAATGTCTTTACCAAAAGGGCTGTCATGCactgaagaggctgcccagggcagtggtgcagTCACCGAATATCCCTGGAGGTATCTGAAGGTGTATAGGAGTGGTACTGAGGGACATGGATTAGTGGtggcctttgctgtgctgggttaacagttggacttgatgatcttaaaggtgttttccaatctACATGGTGCTATGTTGCTGATCACGGAGAAGGGAGATGTGCTGAGTATCAGTGTAGCTGAGTACAATCCACAAGCTCAGGGCTCTAAGAAGTTAACTGCAGCcataaataaaaggggaaatggctgCAGGAGGTAAATCCTTTCTTAGGCCAAGCAGAGTTAGGCAGGACTGTCCAGGTCCCCACTGCTAATCCCCAGAGACACCCTGTTCCTCTCGCatgcagagctgatgcttgGAGACCCAGTCACCCCTGCTTGCTCCTAGGGTACTTCACTAGCTTGTTGGCTAGTTCCGCTTGATATTCCATAGGCATCACACActcacacagctcctcttgCTCCAGTGGCTGGCACCATGGACACAGGGACCCTCTGGCCTGtggtctgctgcagctgctggtaccCACACCTCTATCCATACACACATGGGATTGAGAGCCCCTTGCCCAGGAAAGACatagaaaggaatttaatgaGAGAGCAGGACAGACTGTGCTGATGAGCTGAAGGGCACAACCAGGCAAGCATACTGACCAATATTTCCActtgcctctctttttcagACTTGTGTTCTCCAAATGGCCTAAccatctccctttccctgcctttggtTCTGCCCCCAGACATCCTGTAAGTCCTGTGCAATCCTGAGCTATGTTTTGTGTGCATCCTGTGATGTGTCCCACCCCTAAGCAGCAATGCCCTTAGTGTGAAAGATGCTGagagagctgctcccagtgacCTCCAGTGATGGGCTCCATGCCCAGAGAGtggagctgaggctgtgccagggcagctgcaggcaggttgGTTGTTGCTTGGGAGAGCTTGACTTGCCCAATCTCTGGGTTTGTGCAGATGGGCCTTTGAGCTGATGGCTCCTGAGATGGACCTGGGAGCAGCCTGCCAGGGTATTGTTTGGGCTTCTCCCCTGCTATTGCATCTCTGGGctcctctgtggctgtgcagatcGGCTTTTCTCACAGAACCTGACCCTTTCACCATACTCTCATCCCCTCAGTAGGTACTCTAAATGAATGTTCTCCAGTGGTCTGAAACACATGCCAAAGAAAGAGTGCATGCCAGCCGGGGCAACCTCCTGGGTACCTGTCTAACACATTACTAATTTCACAGCTCATCCACTATGTGCAAAAGATGTGAAGATGGTAGGTTGCAGGGCACAGTGA
Coding sequences within it:
- the LOC117436932 gene encoding LOW QUALITY PROTEIN: serine/threonine-protein kinase pim-1-like (The sequence of the model RefSeq protein was modified relative to this genomic sequence to represent the inferred CDS: deleted 1 base in 1 codon), which codes for MVPPAGARGAARLSRYWQWRRWASRRRWVWRGSAAPWRSPARPQAPPRSRPAAATPESPAGVPAPAARSAKVPVVLLTRIDPSLYLRPGSGGERHAAEPRPGKAGNDAAPLGPERPLGAGGDPARSDSGSGSVSRVGHDKETFERLYRMGPLLGRGGFGSVYSGVRLGDNTPVAIKQVARERISSWGQRRSGTRIPMEIAMMRKVRSDCSTIIQLLHWFELPDSFLLVLERPEPSQDLFELIRNRGFVPESPAQGIFLQVLRAVRHCHSRGVLHRDIKSKNIIIHLVTGKIKLIDFGCSTLLRNMVYTKFSGTPLYYPPEWFLYHCYHGRPAAIWSLGVLLYEMVCGVLPFRCCEDITSGQLFFKRQISVECQQLIRWCLNMKDWARPSLEDVFNHPWLQTELPQETATLHPHSLSQQPGK